One genomic window of Arachis stenosperma cultivar V10309 chromosome 10, arast.V10309.gnm1.PFL2, whole genome shotgun sequence includes the following:
- the LOC130955039 gene encoding LOW QUALITY PROTEIN: pentatricopeptide repeat-containing protein At1g74900, mitochondrial-like (The sequence of the model RefSeq protein was modified relative to this genomic sequence to represent the inferred CDS: deleted 3 bases in 2 codons), which produces MLTRALPKPPKPKTSFWLPPRTFSACTHCPSPPQPAAEEDAKAVAKLVLQSDPKTLSEALAKPTFQWSPHLVDRVLKLLWNHGPKALQFFNALFRHPTYVHSPSSFDHAVDMAARMRDYQAAWALVVRMRSLRIGPTPKTLAILAERYASAGKAHRAVNVFLSMHHHGCRQDLASFNTILDILCKSRRVEMAHNLFKTFRSRFNCDSITYNIIANGWCLIKRPPMALQVFKEMVERGIMPTLVTYNIILKGYFMTRQLNEAWEFFLEMKRRKCEIDVVTYTTMIYGFGVAGEVKKSKRIFDEMVGEGVVPNVATYNALVHVLCKKDNVENAVLVFEEMVVKGFVPNSVSYNAVIRGFCHAGEMERALRFMARMEKEGCQPNFQTYNVVIRYLCDAGDIEKGLELFEKMGDGSCLPNLDTYNVLISAMFVRKKSEDLMVAGKLLLEMINRGFLPRKFTFNRVLNGLVLTGNQDFAREILSMQSRCGRLPRQLKL; this is translated from the exons atgctCACTCGGGCACTGCCCAAACCCCCTAAACCAAAAACCTCGTTCTGGCTTCCACCTCGAACATTTTCAGCCTGCACCCACTGTCCATCGCCACCCCAACCGGCAGCTGAAGAAGACGCCAAGGCTGTAGCCAAACTCGTCCTCCAATCAGACCCCAAAACCCTCTCCGAAGCCCTAGCAAAGCCCACCTTCCAATGGTCCCCGCACCTTGTCGACAGGGTTTTGAAGCTTCTGTGGAACCACGGGCCCAAAGCCCTCCAATTCTTCAACGCCCTGTTCCGCCACCCGACCTATGTCCACTCCCCTTCTTCGTTCGACCACGCTGTTGACATGGCAGCACGCATGCGCGACTATCAGGCCGCGTGGGCCCTTGTGGTTCGCATGCGCTCCCTCCGCATTGGGCCCACTCCCAAGACCCTTGCCATCCTAGCCGAGCGCTATGCCTCCGCTGGAAAAGCCCACCGGGCTGTTAATGTGTTCCTGTCCATGCACCACCACGGCTGCCGCCAG GACCTTGCCTCTTTCAACACCATCCTTGACATTTTGTGCAAATCAAGG CGCGTGGAGATGGCTCATAACCTCTTCAAGACATTCAGGAGCAGGTTTAATTGTGACAGTATCACCTATAACATAATCGCCAATGGTTGGTGCTTGATTAAGCGACCCCCTATGGCG TTGCAGGTGTTTAAGGAGATGGTTGAGAGAGGCATCATGCCAACGCTGGTGACATATAACATAATCTTGAAAGGGTATTTTATGACTCGTCAATTGAATGAAGCTTGGGAGTTTTTCTTGGAGATGAAGAGGAGGAAGTGCGAGATTGATGTTGTTACATACACTACTATGATTTATGGGTTCGGGGTTGCGGGAGAGGTTAAGAAATCAAAGAGGATTTTCGATGAAATGGTTGGAGAGGGGGTTGTTCCAAATGTTGCTACTTATAATGCTTTGGTGCATGTTTTGTGCAAGAAGGATAATGTGGAGAATGCTGTCTTGGTTTTTGAAGAGATGGTGGTGAAGGGGTTTGTGCCAAATTCAGTTTCTTACAATGCTGTGATAAGAGGGTTTTGTCATGCTGGTGAGATGGAGAGGGCATTGCGGTTTATGGCTAGAATGGAGAAAGAGGGGTGTCAGCCAAATTTTCAAACATATAATGTGGTGATTCGGTATTTATGTGATGCTGGGGATATTGAGAAGGGTTTGGAGTTGTTTGAGAAGATGGGGGATGGGTCATGCTTGCCGAATCTAGACACATACAATGTTTTGATTAGCGCAATGTTTGTTAGAAAGAAATCTGAGGATTTGATGGTGGCTGGAAAATTATTGTTAGAGATGATCAATAGAGGGTTTTTACCCCGGAAGTTTACTTTTAATCGTGTGTTAAATGGGCTTGTCCTAACCGGCAATCAAGATTTTGCAAGGGAGATTTTAAGTATGCAGAGCAGGTGTGGTCGTCTTCCTCGTCAGTTGAAATTGTGA